The Theileria orientalis strain Shintoku DNA, chromosome 2, complete genome genome has a window encoding:
- a CDS encoding uncharacterized protein (ATP-binding region, ATPase-like domain containing protein), translating to MADKNKTAANDGEPAAPKTSRPTLFNLLEVLASYSMTTPSQRQCIRDIVTEFLANKFEHSKVYSYIGAVVGHDRLHAVIKQLEADPDRSPLPDQDGLMKIESAFNLTRNYKTPNSTNGESTANKDEILRSIRRNLSKKCELTRSSSMRTASAGVLLQKACWLPIRRSLTTGPLYGHSLTCIGIRAYILGGSNGRNQGFNLSRAHVVNLMDFSSKQIMLSGEVPTHREGNSCNVTVLHQTHAIVLFGGFNGEVFFNEVYLLDLEKRRWSKRNPSGPLPTPRNEHSALIYPPRFDLRNGNPGSSEGQNKDSTNGAPTTPVYNTVVYLFVFGGKTGTRHQFQCLNDMWAYNVSKDYWISVETGDNKPCPRFGVSPLWADDETICVFGGESSSPSGYVDRTERVLLDDLWMFHITNFDAAREESGENHENSTSESKRNEKIAGMWLQDYYEGNIGPRSHYSSIFIAQRCKEMNTGAPRTIERLMFLTGGLTYSQGNKKMVIASDKLYFYFFSQKRWYSLKPNYPRNYIGEPFEPRQMHVACFFEKKNILFPGTKPSVPCIFFHGGFHKKQILSDSWVLSLTGEDLFFKNSLLSPETSSGTNKMDLRMYPPWYYRESHSPSLLWGMCTVQKWVFGALAHLVDNSLKEGVSSSNVSIKFEMSPNGEELMLSVQDDGSGLDYNTMNRLLKLFGRSYNTYTTNEELEAGCNKEEYGLGFKMSYGRLGNSVTVMSRTHDSIGIGMLSLELMCQCESREMAAPMCMWKLPSKELINRDGPCYLDQRHHQRLLMSYSPFSTAALLAEQINVLGTNPGTRFLFWRLRDDLDTLVLEDGTLMSSSPNHSTAFHLSLQDPGLTPNMLNGDARLNGDLAKSARESSAREGADKHAGCTHAPSDPCTKEEQTGEHMVKTEKAEDEASEKEKIKFRKLMGYQGGWYDQFPLWKDPKHSMDYCLPVYLYWLHLHSSCSYTVQDVLLKPNPIHGYSFEGKKSLQLDDGRTTITGSPLYDENNKRPRDSLASDSDEPLKKHHTLSSEEASRDTNSERQDNDSSTQGASQGFDSRSAPSLESHDLHNHVYRYAVNSGFGMDNYSCGKNACGYCGVSPIARSMSGGETLYSFLKAKLHKAVQLPFLFSPEDHAQGCFALIGFLNDPATSCPSSFDVTLTQSPASRGSVSPTGSSVVSGSLPAEASTPVTSSPSRSRKGKSSRSRSSSENRAATAAANIVASVPNLSSESLDALRNGSSESLSSNFSAASRVAEAGVLLYYKGRLIRRLEGCFPAALDDLESATLPPKPSLFKGHLYSFALTAVISVPSWLVPSISKQEFVHENNVVFLHFKSKLIRLLSEYCKVCLDDHNRQHWHSERMKQIVDYDLANQSSLNFFMANNRNEVEGLDDEVVPSWKTQETDSAPAQDAPEAPALVVAESAEAPKVEATNMAPNP from the coding sequence atGGCTGATAAAAACAAGACGGCTGCCAACGATGGTGAACCTGCCGCTCCCAAGACCTCCAGACCAACACTGTTTAACCTGCTGGAGGTCCTGGCAAGCTATTCAATGACCACGCCGTCGCAACGACAGTGCATCAGAGATATAGTAACGGAGTTCTTGgcaaataaatttgaacaCTCCAAGGTGTATTCGTATATAGGAGCGGTAGTTGGACATGATAGACTCCACGCAGTGATAAAGCAGCTCGAAGCAGACCCAGACAGGTCGCCACTGCCAGATCAGGACGGCCTGATGAAAATTGAATCGGCCTTCAACCTGACGAGGAATTACAAAACTCCCAATAGCACAAACGGTGAAAGCACAGCAAACAAGGACGAAATACTGAGATCAATAAGAAGGAACCTCAGTAAAAAGTGCGAACTAACGAGATCCTCAAGCATGAGGACAGCCTCAGCAGGAGTGCTTCTGCAGAAGGCCTGCTGGCTCCCGATCAGAAGGTCGCTGACCACAGGGCCGCTCTACGGACACAGCCTGACGTGCATCGGCATCAGAGCGTACATACTCGGAGGAAGCAACGGGAGAAACCAGGGCTTCAACCTGTCGAGAGCCCACGTCGTCAACCTCATGGACTTCAGCAGTAAGCAGATAATGCTCAGCGGAGAGGTGCCGACACACAGAGAAGGAAACTCGTGCAACGTGACAGTGCTGCACCAGACACACGCAATAGTGCTTTTCGGAGGGTTCAACGGGGAAGTCTTCTTCAACGAAGTGTACCTGTTGGACCTCGAGAAGAGACGCTGGAGCAAAAGGAACCCTAGCGGCCCACTGCCGACGCCAAGAAACGAACACTCAGCACTGATTTACCCGCCGAGGTTTGACCTGAGGAATGGAAACCCCGGGTCGAGCGAAGGTCAAAATAAGGATTCAACGAACGGAGCACCGACCACCCCAGTCTATAACACAGTGGTCTACCTGTTCGTGTTCGGAGGGAAGACGGGAACGCGACACCAGTTCCAGTGCTTGAATGACATGTGGGCATATAACGTGTCCAAAGACTACTGGATCTCAGTGGAAACGGGAGACAATAAGCCGTGCCCAAGGTTCGGAGTCTCTCCACTCTGGGCAGACGACGAAACAATATGCGTCTTCGGAGGAGAGTCGAGTTCGCCAAGCGGATACGTCGATCGCACAGAACGcgtgctgctggacgacCTGTGGATGTTCCACATCACAAACTTTGACGCAGCAAGAGAGGAATCAGGAGAAAATCACGAAAATAGCACATCTGAGTCGAAGAGAAACGAAAAAATAGCAGGAATGTGGCTGCAAGACTACTACGAAGGGAACATAGGGCCTAGGTCACACTACAGCAGCATATTCATAGCACAAAGGTGCAAGGAGATGAACACGGGAGCGCCGAGGACGATAGAAAGACTGATGTTCCTGACGGGAGGCTTGACCTACTCGCAAGGAAACAAGAAAATGGTCATAGCGAGCGATAAGCTGtacttctacttcttcaGCCAGAAGAGGTGGTACTCGCTGAAGCCGAACTACCCGAGGAATTACATAGGAGAGCCGTTTGAGCCGAGACAGATGCACGTGGCCTGCTTCTttgagaagaagaacatcCTCTTCCCGGGAACGAAGCCCTCAGTGCCCTGCATATTCTTCCACGGAGGGTTCCACAAGAAGCAGATACTATCGGACTCGTGGGTGCTCTCGCTGACGGGAGAGGACCTGTTCTTCAAAAACTCGCTGCTCTCGCCGGAAACGAGTAGCGGAACGAACAAGATGGACCTGAGAATGTACCCGCCGTGGTACTACAGAGAGTCGCACTCGCCCTCGCTGCTCTGGGGAATGTGCACGGTGCAGAAGTGGGTCTTCGGAGCACTGGCGCACCTGGTGGACAACTCGCTCAAGGAGGGCGTGAGCAGCAGTAACGTGTCAATCAAGTTTGAAATGTCGCCCAACGGAGAGGAGCTCATGCTGTCAGTGCAGGACGACGGAAGCGGATTGGACTACAACACGATGAACAGACTCCTGAAGCTGTTCGGAAGGAGCTACAacacatatacaacaaacgaggagctggaagCAGGATGCAACAAGGAGGAGTACGGCCTCGGCTTCAAAATGTCCTACGGAAGACTGGGAAACAGCGTGACGGTGATGTCGAGAACGCACGATTCAATAGGAATAGGAATGCTCTCACTGGAGCTCATGTGCCAGTGCGAGTCGAGAGAAATGGCGGCGCCAATGTGCATGTGGAAGCTGCCAAGCAAGGAGCTGATAAACAGAGACGGACCGTGCTACCTGGACCAGAGACACCACCAGAGGCTCCTCATGAGCTACTCGCCGTTCAGCACAGCAGCGCTGCTGGCGGAGCAGATCAACGTGCTGGGAACGAACCCAGGCACGAGGTTCCTCTTCTGGCGCCTGAGAGACGACCTGGACACGCTGGTCCTGGAGGACGGAACGCTCATGAGCTCGAGCCCGAACCACTCGACAGCATTCCACCTCTCGCTGCAAGACCCGGGCTTGACGCCGAACATGCTTAACGGGGACGCGAGGCTCAACGGCGATCTGGCAAAGTCGGCCCGAGAATCGTCGGCGAGAGAAGGCGCAGACAAGCACGCAGGCTGCACACACGCACCATCTGACCCGTgcacgaaggaggagcagaCAGGCGAGCACATGGTAAAGACGGAGAAGGCGGAAGATGAAGCTTCGGAAAAGGAGAAAATTAAGTTTAGGAAACTGATGGGCTACCAGGGAGGATGGTACGACCAGTTCCCGCTGTGGAAGGACCCGAAGCACTCGATGGACTACTGCCTCCCAGTGTACCTGTACTGGCTGCACCTGCACTCCTCGTGCTCATACACAGTCCAGGacgtgctgctgaagcCGAACCCAATCCACGGCTACAGCTTCGAGGGAAAGAAGAGCCTCCAGCTGGACGACGGAAGGACCACTATCACGGGCTCGCCGCTCTACGACGAAAACAATAAGCGTCCACGCGATTCTCTGGCCAGCGACTCGGATGAGCCGCTGAAGAAGCATCACACGCTGTCCTCAGAGGAAGCATCGAGGGACACGAACTCGGAAAGGCAGGACAATGACTCGTCCACGCAGGGGGCCTCGCAAGGATTCGACTCGAGAAGCGCGCCTTCGCTGGAGAGCCACGACCTCCACAATCACGTGTACCGGTACGCGGTGAACTCGGGCTTTGGAATGGACAACTACTCGTGCGGCAAGAACGCCTGCGGATACTGCGGAGTCTCGCCGATAGCGCGATCAATGTCGGGCGGAGAGACGCTCTACTCGTTTCTGAAGGCGAAGTTGCACAAGGCAGTTCAGCTGCCGTTCCTTTTCAGCCCGGAGGACCACGCGCAGGGCTGCTTCGCACTCATAGGTTTCCTGAACGACCCGGCCACGTCGTGCCCGAGCAGCTTCGACGTGACGCTGACCCAGTCACCCGCGTCGCGCGGCTCAGTGAGTCCCACGGGGTCGTCTGTAGTCTCAGGCTCGCTGCCAGCCGAAGCCTCGACGCCAGTGACGTCAAGTCCTTCGCGCTCACGCAAGGGAAAGAGCAGCAGAAGCCGCTCGTCCTCGGAGAACAGAGCAGCCACAGCAGCAGCGAACATCGTGGCCTCAGTGCCAAACCTGAGCTCGGAGTCGCTGGACGCCCTGAGGAACGGAAGCTCAGAGTCCCTTTCCTCGAACTTCTCGGCGGCAAGCCGCGTCGCGGAGGCCGGAGTGCTGCTCTACTACAAGGGCAGGCTGATCAGGAGGCTCGAAGGCTGTTTCCCGGCAGCCCTGGACGACCTGGAGAGCGCAACGCTGCCACCCAAGCCGAGCCTGTTCAAGGGCCACCTTTACAGCTTCGCCCTGACCGCAGTGATCAGCGTCCCCAGCTGGCTCGTTCCCTCGATAAGCAAGCAGGAGTTTGTGCACGAAAACAATGTGGTGTTTTTGCACTTCAAGTCGAAGCTGATCAGGCTGCTCTCCGAGTACTGCAAGGTCTGCCTCGACGACCACAACAGGCAGCACTGGCACTCCGAGAGGATGAAGCAGATCGTTGACTACGACCTGGCCAACCAGTCGAGTCTGAACTTCTTCATGGCCAACAACAGGAACGAGGTCGAGGGCCTCGACGACGAGGTGGTGCCCTCCTGGAAGACCCAGGAGACCGACTCCGCGCCCGCTCAGGATGCGCCCGAGGCTCCGGCCCTCGTGGTCGCCGAGAGCGCCGAAGCTCCTAAAGTTGAAGCTACTAACATGGCACCTAACCCGTAA
- a CDS encoding uncharacterized protein (zinc finger, CCCH-type domain containing protein), translating into MSSVVLNDEELRCFRTKICNNLVKGRCNFKESRCIFSHNTVCTRRCPLYLSNTSFIRYIPLFCSHIVFTQNFRAIKSNCPFGNECIYSHSLDEILYHPQFYKTISCEHHLKGGCKHIFCPFVHDDSERRMLKHYKLPFTNNLYIPPNKYITVVDAINQRGGAKKRVESDTSTVHSVINSPPLINQHRTFGDADLQNDLIILRGMSMDQGFSTDLGRDVDYHQTRRVSNYSSRLSSIEQLLSHITGNVDDPVVNKELLYDSIKGILDTPRA; encoded by the coding sequence ATGTCGTCCGTGGTGTTGAACGACGAGGAGCTCAGGTGCTTCCGCACGAAGATTTGCAACAATCTCGTGAAGGGCCGGTGTAACTTCAAGGAATCTCGCTGTATTTTTAGCCACAACACTGTTTGTACTCGGAGGTGCCCTTTGTACCTCTCGAACACTTCTTTCATTCGGTACATCCCCCTCTTCTGCTCACACATTGTTTTCACTCAGAATTTTAGGGCAATAAAGTCGAATTGTCCCTTCGGGAACGAATGCATTTACTCTCACTCTCTGGATGAGATTTTGTACCATCCTCAGTTTTACAAGACTATTTCTTGTGAGCATCACTTGAAGGGCGGGTGTAAGCACATTTTTTGTCCCTTCGTTCACGACGACTCTGAGCGCAGGATGCTTAAACACTACAAGCTTCCTTTCACCAACAATCTTTACATCCCTCCTAACAAGTACATCACTGTTGTTGACGCTATTAATCAGCGCGGCGGCGCCAAGAAGCGTGTCGAGTCCGACACTTCTACTGTTCACTCTGTCATAAACTCTCCTCCTCTCATAAACCAGCACCGCACTTTCGGCGATGCTGACTTGCAAAACGACTTAATTATTCTCAGGGGGATGTCCATGGATCAGGGTTTTTCTACTGACTTGGGTCGCGACGTCGACTACCATCAGACTAGGCGTGTTTCTAACTATTCGAGCAGGCTAAGCTCCATTGAGCAGCTTCTTTCTCACATTACTGGCAACGTTGACGACCCTGTCGTAAACAAGGAGCTGCTTTACGACTCTATAAAGGGGATTTTAGACACTCCCAGGGCCTGA
- a CDS encoding uncharacterized protein (Der1-like domain containing protein), with translation MDSIIGPIPFMTRIYLSTSVFLMILCSLDIISPLNLYMSWTLVFQGEVWRIITCFVYFGSFGMIFFWNIYVLIHYCSSLESVTMHNKPADFLWMLICNGAMLLALAQVFGHSMFYGGTMINILTYIWGRKNPYSRVGIIFLSVPAPYLPWILAILSYMADYLLNENLLGIFVGHIYYFFTDVFPKMPISGGRQIFATPEFLKVLLNQYG, from the exons atggattCAATAATAGGTCCAATTCCATTTATGACCAGAATATACCTGTCGACGTCAGTGTTTTTAATGATATTGTGTTCACTGGACATAATAAGCCCATTAAACCTGTATATGAGTTGGACACTGGTATTTCAAGGAGAAGTGTGGCGAATAATCACGTGCTTCGTGTACTTCGGGTCTTTTGGAATGATTTTCTTCTGGAATATATACGTACT GATTCACTACTGCAGCTCACTGGAAAGTGTAACGATGCACAATAAGCCTGCAGACTTCCTATGGATGCTAATATGTAACGGAGCAATGCTACTG GCACTGGCACAAGTGTTCGGACACAGTATGTTCTACGGAGGAACAAtgattaacattttaacataCATTTGGGGAAGAAAAAATCCCTACAGTAGAGTAggtatcatatttttatcggTTCCAGCTCCATACCTACCATG GATATTGGCAATACTGTCATACATGGCCGACTATCTCCTTAACGAGAACCTATTGGGAATATTCGTAGGACACATCTACTACTTCTTCACAGACGTGTTCCCGAAAATGCCAATATCAGGAGGACGCCAAATATTCGCAACGCCAGAGTTCTT GAAGGTGCTATTAAATCAATACGgctaa
- a CDS encoding uncharacterized protein (EGF-like region domain containing protein), protein MSSYFRDNSLASLRCGTNRFVFVTSAFYVHDLKVKGTQSTAITSEVKKECDYGEACTFIPKLLPGLKKSYKDSFFYITFMCFLEKDACLTMDCPPNSNCVIEGPLPPVCVCQDGYTMKKGVCVPYQPIRSVRISERPPWSGWKPGISGQLGPLELRHSGPPQDLHLFISPKDPWEASRRRFTHSDSTTAVYGSRRRNSLSETDDRPQDDTNVHTKTDLDSLPPEEEHSDLDSGAQDHSLQSENESAPTEDKDGGSETDSVSDEDEDEDEDSSSDDQDSSSEDEDDQDDQGSESAGEQDEQVPASENGSSDETGAGGDRQDDQISEAEDSESGEDEDDENEEGSEAEAPEDVPKASEDPASQGDDSQQSPGDETHSTGDPELYHSSGHPGGDPEPDEEPEVHPEDLESDKLEDLNEPETGAVKEHHNDPAHGPETAASSEDAGDDEYEDELEGAQYFSDGAEPVVSQMTHDDTTSHSIATLRTACKFTDGYLAIFSRTFRRVIVFDKLCDYRSCSYRYKVCS, encoded by the exons ATGAGTTCGTACTTCCGGGACAACTCTCTCGCTTCTTTACGGTGCGGTACAAATAGGTTTGTGTTCGTTACTTCTGCCTTTTACGTTCACGACCTCAAAGTCAAAGGTACTCAAAGTACCGCCATCACTTCCGAGGTTAAGAAAGAGTGTGACTATGGAGAGGCTTGCACTTTCATCCCTAAGCTTTTGCCTGGCTTAAAAAAGTCTTACAAGGACTCTTTCTTCTACATAACTTTCATGTGTTTCTTAG AAAAGGACGCCTGTCTCACTATGGACTGTCCTCCTAACTCAAACTGTGTTATTGAAGGCCCTTTGCCTCCGGTTTGTGTTTGTCAAGACGGATACACCATGAAAAAAGGCGTTTGCGTCCCTTACCAACCCATAAGGAGTGTTAGAATCAGTGAGCGTCCTCCCTGGTCAGGCTGGAAGCCCGGCATCAGTGGCCAGCTGGGTCCTTTGGAGCTTCGTCACTCGGGTCCTCCTCAAGATCTTCACCTTTTTATCAGTCCCAAAGACCCTTGGGAAGCTTCACGGCGTAGGTTCACTCACTCGGACTCTACGACAGCTGTGTATGGGTCTCGCCGGAGGAACAGTTTATCTGAGACTGATGACCGTCCTCAGGATGATACTAACGTTCATACCAAAACCGACCTTGACTCTCTCCCTCCTGAGGAAGAACACTCAGATCTAGACTCGGGTGCACAGGACCATTCACTTCAATCCGAGAATGAATCCGCACCTACTGAAGACAAAGATGGTGGTAGTGAAACTGACTCTGTTTCTGATGAggacgaagatgaagacGAAGACTCTTCTTCTGATGACCAAGACTCTTCTTCTGAAGACGAGGACGATCAGGACGATCAAGGCTCTGAGAGTGCGGGTGAGCAGGACGAGCAGGTCCCTGCGAGTGAGAATGGTTCATCGGATGAAACTGGTGCGGGCGGCGACCGCCAGGACGATCAAATTTCTGAGGCTGAGGATAGCGAAAGCGGTGAGGACGAAGACGACGAAAATGAGGAGGGCTCTGAGGCGGAGGCTCCTGAGGATGTCCCCAAAGCATCCGAGGACCCGGCGTCTCAGGGCGACGATTCTCAGCAGAGTCCTGGGGACGAAACCCACTCCACTGGAGACCCTGAACTCTACCACAGCTCCGGTCATCCCGGTGGCGACCCCGAGCCTGACGAGGAGCCAGAAGTTCATCCGGAGGATTTAGAATCCG ATAAACTGGAGGATTTAAATGAGCCTGAGACTGGAGCTGTTAAGGAACATCACAATGACCCTGCACACGGGCCTGAAACTGCCGCCTCATCCGAAGACGCTGGCGACGACGAGTACGAGGACGAACTCGAGGGAGCTCAGTACTTTTCTGACGGCGCAGAACCCGTTGTCTCGCAAATGACCCATGACGACACCACTAGTCACTCCATTGCCACTCTCAGGACTGCTTGCAAGTTTACTGACGGGTACCTAGCTATTTTTTCACGTACTTTCAGGCGCGTCATCGTTTTCGACAAACTCTGCGACTACCGATCCTGTAGCTACCGTTATAAAGTATGTTCATAA
- a CDS encoding eukaryotic translation initiation factor 4a, which yields MADSDSNNQSAYANGNVTMESNYDEVVDSFDALKLNENLLRGIYSYGFERPSAIQQRGIKPIIENYDTIGQAQSGTGKTATFSIAALQIINYDLMSCQILILAPTRELAQQIQKVVLALGDYLKVQCHACVGGTVVRDDVLKLKAGVHMVVGTPGRVYDMIDKKALLTDKMKLFILDEADEMLSRGFKGQIHEVFKKLPRDIQVALFSATMPNEILELTTKFMRSPKRILVKKDELTLEGIKQFYVLIEKDYKFDTLCDLYESVTITQAIIYCNTRRKVDTLTAKMQEKDFTVSSMHGEMGQKERDLIMREFRSGSTRVLITTDLLARGIDVQQVSLVINYDLPVSPDNYIHRIGRSGRFGRKGVAINFVTPQDMDAMKSIENYYNTQIEEMPADVSGN from the exons ATGGCAGACTCTGATTCAAATAACCAATCAGCGTATGCAAACGGAAATGTTACAATGGAATCAAACTATGATGAAGTTGTAGATTCGTTTGATGCGCTGAAACTAAACGAAAATTTATTAAGAGGAATTTACTCATACGGTTTTGAAAGACCGTCGGCAATCCAGCAGCGCGGAATAAAGCCAATTATTGAAAATTATGACACAATTGGCCAAGCACAGTCTGGCACAGGAAAAACGGCAACATTTAGTATTGCAGCTCTTCAAATAATCAACTACGATCTTATGTCAtgtcaaatattaatcttGGCACCGACAAGAGAGTTGGCACAGCAGATCCAGAAG GTGGTCCTGGCATTGGGAGACTACCTGAAGGTGCAATGCCATGCCTGTGTAGGAGGCACAGTAGTACGCGACGACGTACTCAAGTTGAAGGCAGGTGTACACATGGTTGTAGGAACACCAGGAAGAGTCTACGATATGATCGACAAAAAAGCTTTATTGACGGACAAAATGAAGTTGTTTATACTAGACGAGGCAGACGAGATGTTATCACGCGGATTTAAAGGACAAATACATGAAG TCTTTAAAAAGTTGCCCCGGGATATCCAAGTAGCACTTTTCAGCGCAACAATGCCCAATGAAATATTGGAACTCACAACCAAATTCATGCGCTCACCAAAGAGGATACTAGTAAAAAAAGATGAGCTGACACTGGAAGGAATTAAACAGTTCTACGTATTGATAGAAAAGGACTACAAGTTTGACACACTCTGCGACCTCTACGAGTCAGTGACGATCACACAGGCGATCATATACTGCAACACGAGAAGGAAGGTGGACACGCTGACAGCAAAAATGCAGGAGAAGGACTTCACAGTCTCAAGTATGCACGGAGAAATGGGCCAGAAGGAAAGAGACCTCATCATGCGCGAGTTCAGATCAGGCTCCACACGTGTGCTGATCACGACAGACCTGTTAGCAAGAGGAATCGACGTACAGCAAGTGTCACTCGTGATCAACTACGACCTTCCTGTATCACCAGACAACTACATTCACAG GATTGGAAGATCTGGCAGGTTTGGAAGAAAGGGTGTCGCAATTAATTTTGTGACTCCTCAGGACATGGACGCCATGAAAAGCATTGAAAACTACTACAACACGCAAATCGAGGAAATGCCCGCAGACGTAAGTggaaattaa